GACACGCTGTTCAGCGACACGGAACTGATCGACGCTGAGATCCCCCGGGCCGACTACATCCTCGTCCAGCACTCGCATCCCGATCACGTGATGGACGTGCCGTACCTCGCGCACAAAACAGGTGCCGTGGTGATCGGGCACGAATCGACGATCAACATCATGCGAGCCTACGGCGTTCCTGACGGCCAGCTGATCACAGTCCGAGGTGGGGAGGACTACGACTTCGGCGATGTGTCCATTCGTGTTATTCCGAGCCTGCACAGCCCACTTGGTGACAAGCGCTACTACCAGTCAGCGTCGGTCGAGGATGGCGTCACCCGACCTCTGCGGATCAACCAGCTCGTTGAGGGAGGTTCTCTCATGTACCTCGTTCGAATCGCTGGCCACGAGGTCATGACGATGGGCTCGATGAACTTCGTCGAGAGAGAAATCGAAGGGATCCGGCCCGACATCGCCCTAGTCGGGGCTGCCCCATCTCATCTCGAAATCACCCGCTACACACCGCGGCTGCTCGAAGCGACCGGCTTCCCGGCCGTGGTGATGCCCACCCACGCCGACAATTTCCAGGCGCCGTACGGCTCCTCAATCGCTTACCGCACAGAATGGATCGAGTCATTCGCAGCAGAAGTGAGGGCGGCGGACCCTCAGGCTCAGTTAATCCTGCCGCGCCACCTAGAACCTATACGGCTCTCCATCTCGGGTCGATTTTCCGATCCAGGTCCCTACCGGGAGAGGCGCTGAATCGCCTGGCCGGAGCGTAGCACAGCC
This genomic interval from Longimicrobiales bacterium contains the following:
- a CDS encoding NAD(P)-binding protein; protein product: MTRTDDADVLVVGAGISGLTASRELLKLGLTVVLLEARARVGGRLASLDTGARRSGDQPTRGVERGVDGHSASISCHFSDRARRHLTPEPDHSMKITSSRHLSTLVLSVALFACGGADGEQSEASSGVASADTISLRYLGAAGWEMAAADGEGTRGPVVLVDPYLTRAKYGASSSWDPDDPRPTFTRTDTLFSDTELIDAEIPRADYILVQHSHPDHVMDVPYLAHKTGAVVIGHESTINIMRAYGVPDGQLITVRGGEDYDFGDVSIRVIPSLHSPLGDKRYYQSASVEDGVTRPLRINQLVEGGSLMYLVRIAGHEVMTMGSMNFVEREIEGIRPDIALVGAAPSHLEITRYTPRLLEATGFPAVVMPTHADNFQAPYGSSIAYRTEWIESFAAEVRAADPQAQLILPRHLEPIRLSISGRFSDPGPYRERR